GACGCGCCAGGCAGAGGTGAAGCCGAAGGCCGCATGGTAGAGGGTCAGGCCCAGCGCGGCGCCGACTACCAGCAACAACACCTGGCGTGAGCCGACGCTGTTTTGCAGGAACAAGGCGCCAAGCACCAGGATGATAAAGGCTACCAGCGGCGCGACGGGTGTGCGCGTGGGCGTTATGGGAAGAGAGGTGCTCATCGGGATCTCAGTTCATTTGAAGAAGATGGAGTACGAGGCCGCAAAGTATAAACCCGCTCAATCAGCCGCGTCCCACCGACCCCGACACCGGAAGATTGCCCAGCAATTTAAGCCCGGTCGCCTTCACAAACGTGTCGTAATCCATCGGCCGCTGAATCCGCGTTTCAGCATTGGGCAACACATACGCCCAGGCCCGTTTGGACGACGCGTCGTACACCAACTTGAAGAGACGCGTCGGCACCCACACCTCGTTGTCGCCCATGGTGCTGTAGCCCGAATCAAATAACGGCCCGGTAAACACAAACACATCGCCACCGGCGCGCACGGCGAATTTGCGCACGTCGGCCTCGACCTTGCTCCAGATCTTGCGGTTGTTGGTGGGGTCCTGGGGCACCATGTTCGACAGCGCAAAGGACTGGGCCATAGCCTTGGCGTCGGGTGCATCGGCAGCCGGGGACTGGTGGCCACGGTCCATGGCCGGTTGTTGGCCGCGGTAGTCACTCAACTCGGCGCGTGCGCCCTTGGGGATGCGCGGGTCGGCGTAG
The genomic region above belongs to Pseudomonas sp. S35 and contains:
- a CDS encoding DNA/RNA non-specific endonuclease — protein: MYLRTIAVGLSALALFSTGAYARGAMELYSSQEQRLSFDSCADIFPAATPIKTATIPASMKPLALCSDHFAVLYSQTSKTPLVVVERLNARQLKDAKGEERTNHFYADPRIPKGARAELSDYRGQQPAMDRGHQSPAADAPDAKAMAQSFALSNMVPQDPTNNRKIWSKVEADVRKFAVRAGGDVFVFTGPLFDSGYSTMGDNEVWVPTRLFKLVYDASSKRAWAYVLPNAETRIQRPMDYDTFVKATGLKLLGNLPVSGSVGRG